A window of Cytobacillus sp. IB215665 genomic DNA:
AATTTTGGGCACCCGCAAGGAGAATTATCACTTCGAGAGGTTATCGTAAAACATCTTTTTGCATCCAGAGGCGTTAGATGTTCCGCAGACCAAGTAGTTATTGGAGCTGGCACACAGCAATTAATAAGTCAATTATGCACAATAATAGGAATAAACCATGTATTTGCATTCGAAAATCCTGGATTTAATGGAACAATGGCAGTTATAAAAAATCAAATAAATAAGACAGCTGCAATTCCTGTTGATGAAGACGGAATTAATATGAATGCGCTAAGACAAAGCGGAGCGAGTGTTATTTACGTTACTCCATCCCATCAGTTTCCGCTTGGAATGGTTATGCCTATCTCACGCAGGATTGATTTATTAAAATGGGCTCATGAAAACAAGGGCTATATCATTGAAGACGACTATGATGGTGAATTTCGATATAAAGGAAAACCAATTCCATCATTACAAGGACTCGATAAGTATGACAATGTAATATATTTTGGAAGTTTTTCTAAATCGTTAATTCCATCTATTCGTATAAGCTATATGATATTACCTCCACATCTAATAGAACGGTATGAAGAGTATTTTTCTATTTATAAACAAGCAGCTTCACGGTTACATCAAGATACATTATTTCGATTTATGAAAGAAGGGTATTGGGACAGTCATTTAAATAAAATGAGAACAATATACCGGAAGAAACAACATACGTTAATAACATCAATTACTAATGATTTTGGGAATCAAGTAAATATCATTGGTGAAAAATCAGGGCTACATATTATTCTAGAAGTTAGTAACGAAATGGTAGAGGAAGAGCTAGTTACTTCAGCTCTAGAGGTTGGTGTAAAAGTATATCCTTTATCAACATATTACGACGAATCTACAAAGCATGAAGAGTCTAAAGTTATACTAGGTTATGGAGGCTTATCTGAAGCTGAGATAATAGAAGGAATTAGATTGTTAAAAACCGCGTGGGGACTATAAATACATAAGTACATTCCCCTCTTTATCTTCTACTGGTTTTTTTGGTTAGTTCCCCAACTAAGAAATTACTGTTATGCCAATTAATCCTTACTAAGGAAACTATTTTACACTTTTTAGGTTAATACCTCTATCATCAATGTAATAAAGACAAGCAGCCCCAAATAATCCATTATTGGGCTGCTTTAAATCATTAACTTAAACTTTGAATACCCAATTGATCATACTTTTCACTTGTAAGTTTCCCTTCATATAATAACTCTCCTGAGGATAAATCACTAACATAAAGGGCATAACCATTAGTTGTTGAGTGGAGTATATTTATTTTTCCATTTATTAACTGATATTTTATATCATAACCAGTTTGTTCATTAAGAAAATCGAAAGTTATTTTATCTCCCCATTCTTCCTTTTCTATATCATACATAATGACTCCAAATTCATCTTCTTGTTGAGATGTAAAGAATAGCGTTGAACCAACAATTGTAGATGAATTAGAAGATATTAACATTTCATCTGGTATAGTCAATGATTTGGATTGATTTGTCTCTATGTTGTATATAACAAGTTCATTAGGATCTGAACCTGAACCATCGTCATATTGTACCGTCTCACCATTTTCACTATAAATCGTAGCATCTGCTTTCATTAAAAGATATTTTTGAGGTTCAACAGATTTTAAATCATTCATCATCGTTATGGTTGCATAGAAATTGGTTATCGTACTTGGTATAATCGGTGTAGAAAGTAGTAATTCACTATTCATGAACTCTTGCTCATCTATATCAAACGTGTAAACCGTTAAATCCTCTCCTCCATCTTTCCGCTGACCACTTGCAAAGACCTTAGCGATCCCATTAAGTACTTGGATCTCTCTTACGTCTAGGAAATCATAACTTTCTTTATTTGGTAACTTCAACTGGATTGAGCTAACTTCTTCAGATTTTTTATTAAGAATATCAATATTAAATGAAATATTGGATCGAGATTGATAATCCCAAATATCACCGACATAAACTAGCACGTTATCATCTTCATAATAGTGATTTAAGTTAATTGAATTTTTACCACGCATAAAATTGTTGTACTGTTCTCTCCATTCCAAAATAATGGGGTGTATCCAACTCTCTGACAATTGTTCAAGTAGAGACGGTGTGTTATTTCGATTAATTGTATTCTTATTTGTAATTTGCAAGTTGTGATGCTCACGCGTTTCTATTGTATAACCCGCTGCTAATATTTCTATATTTTTTACTGTATCCTCATTTCCACTTACTTTTTTCCATACAAGTAGTTTATTTTCTGTTGCAGCTATACTAGATTGCATGTAAAAAGTTCCTATTATTATTACAGTAACAATACAAAGCAAAATTGTTTTTCCAAATCGTTTCATTAGTTTTGGCCTCCTATCAAACCATAATTTTTTTCTTTAAAAGGAAATGTCCGATCAAAATACTTCCAACTAAGATAATTCCTCCAATTCCTAGTTCCACAAAAAATAGTTCCTTGAGATACAAATAATCATTTAAAACAAGTTTATTTATTAATAAAGGAGCCAACAAAATGAAAAGACATAAACCACTATAGATAATGCCATAGAACACACCTTTTAAATGATAAGATCGTTCAAACAAAATAACGGCAAAAGCAATAAATACAAATGTCATGCCACTTCCGTAATAAAGTAGAAATTCAGTGAAAGTTGTTGGAATTAAGTTTTTTAGTAATGTGTCTTGAGTTGTAATTTCAATAAAAGTTAAATCGGTACGAAACTCATGAGGGACTATCCATTGGAAAACTTGACCTTCAATGAGTAACAATAATAACTGGAATGCTACGAGACCTAATATTAATAGTAGAATCGTTGTCGCCTTTGCTAAATAAAGATTAATACGTGCAGTTGGTAACGCTAATAAACGATAACTAAATGTATTTTTACCGAACCAATCACGGTACCATATAAAAAACACACATAGTATTAACGTAACGATAGCAAATAATATCGGTGCCTTAAAAAATAGCGTTTCTGAAATATTTAGAAAGGACATCGTTCCATTCTCTTGCAAAAACACATCCATTGGAATGAAATTTCCATATATTTGTTCATTAGCTCGATTTACATACCTTCTTGATTGAAAAATGACCCCGACCATTTGTGAAAAGAATGTTAGCCCCATTAATACTACATATAATTTTATAAAACGATTAAACTCAAAATCAATTAACTTCATATAACGTTTCATACTAAATACACCTCTCTCATCACATCGATGATTGATTTCCCGTGGCTCTTTCTCACTTCTTCTGTATCGAACTCTTTTAAAACTTCTCCATTTTCTAGTAAAACAACTTTATCTATTAAATGATCAATATCGTTTATTTCATGTGTGGTGATGATGACGCCACGATCTTTTATTAATTCACTAGTAAACACATTTGCAATTTCTTCACGACTAAACACATCAATACCTGAAAAAGGCTCATCCATTAGAATATACTCAACATCCATCGCTAATCCTAGTAGAAGATTCATTTTTGCTGTATTTCCTTTCGATAAATCTGAGATTCTGTCAGCTTCATTTAATTTAAAGAATTGAAGCAGCTCTGTGGCACGTTGTTGATTCCAGCAATCGTAAAAATCAGCCATGAAAGTAAAGGCTTCATGTATTTTCATATGTGGTAACATCGTTATTGAATCTGGAATAAAGGTGATTTTCTCATAGCTCCCTTTATGGAGCCTTTCACCATCAATGAGGATTTCACCACTATCTATAGGCATTAATCCCATAATCGATTTCATAATGGTAGTTTTACCTACACCATTAATACCAATTAAACAAGTAACCTCCCCTTTTTTAGCAGTAAAAGAAACATCTTTTAATACACGCTTTCTACCATATTTTTTTATGACATTTTTCACTTCAATCATAAGGATACCTCCAATTCATTTTCTCTTATAACAGACCCATGTTATATTTAGGACCTAGATGTCTCTATTGTAGGAAGGTTGATACATTCTTTTTAAATTTCTATATTGCAAAAATATCAACCGACCATTTATTTGATACTAATATTACTAAGTGATTCTTAAGAACCCCGATACATAATAGTGAAGAATTTCTTAAGTCTTTACTAATAATTAGTTATTAGCATTCATTACTTGGCATTTTAAGGGCTGTGAAACGAGGTGAAATAGTAGAAGGGCAAAACAACACGATATCGCTATACAAAAATAAAGAAAACGAGTAGCTTGATCAACAATAGCTATGTAAAATACATGCTCCAAGTCATATCATAAAAATGACGCCTCCTTTTGGAAAGAGGCGCCATTTTAATAAAGTATCCTAATTTTTCACTTCATAAATTAACTAACAAATTATTTTATCAATATATACTTGTCATTGTCTTTTTCACTTAAAGTAGCATGTTCATATTTATTCCTGATAATTTTTCAACTGGCTTTAAAAACAGTGCGGTAAGTCAAATTTGAATTAGCTGCTATAAAGGGTCAGTTCTAGCTTAAGTTATTAGGGTAGTATGGTTATTAAACATCCTTATACCAAAAATATTATACAGTTATGACTACATTCCCCTTTTTGTGACCTTGGTCTACGTATTTATGTGCTTCAACGATCTCTTCTAATGGATAATTTCTGTCTATGACTGCCTTAACATGTCCCGCTTCAATTAACTCGTTAAGTTTAATAAGATACTGTGGATGTATCTTTAAAAATCCATCATCTACAGACACGTATTTTCCACTATTACTAAGTGCTGTTTCACATTGACTTTTTAGTTTCGAGCTTTTGTTTTTTCCAACAGCATCAAGGATAAAATCGTAAAGTTCTAATTGATTTAATGAATCCTCTTTAGTGTAATCTATTACTTTGTCTGCACCTAGAGATTTCACTAATTCTCTATTCGTTGAGCTACATACCGCAGTGACTTCAGCACCTAATTGTTTTGCTAGTTGCACCGCAGTCGTCCCTATTGCTCCTGAAGCGCCATAAATAAGCACTTTCTTCCCATCTTGGATATCACCATCTTGCATAAAGTGCATTGCGAGAGCACCACCATACACTATCGCTGCCGCTTCTTTATGACTTATATTTTTCGGTTTTAGCACCAATTCCCCTTGCTCAATTTCTTTCGCACATACACATTTGTACTCAGCATATGTTCCACGGCTATTTCCTGTAAATCCATACACTTGGTCACCTTTGTTGAATATCTCAACATCATTACCTACTGATTCTACGACCCCTGAGAATACGAGTCCGATTATAGGATTTCTTGGTTTCGAAAACCCAAGGAATATTCTCATCATCAGTTCCATGATTTGCTTTTTAGGAAAGCTAGGGTTGCCAGGCATGTTAAAACCTCTGATTACACAATCACTTGCAGTTACTGCAGTTGCGTGTATTTTTACGAGTACTTCATTGTTTTTTGGAATGGGTTTTTCCACTTCTTTAAGCTGAAGGACTTCAGGTGGACCGTATTTAATGCATGTAATCGCTTTAATTAATATCTCCTCCTTACTATTATCATAACTACTCATCAACCTACTTTTTCCGTTCAGATCATGCTTTTCGTAATAGGCTGTTGTTGTACTAAAAAAATTAACACGTTCGGTTCTTTTCTCTAAAGACTAAAAAAACATATAGTACATCTCAGTTGCTCGAGTTTTAATGAAAGAGCAACGAAAAAAGAATCTTATTTAAGGCAATTAGCTCAAAATAATCTCACGTCAAGTTTATTACCTATCGTTCGTTTGAAATAATAATTGACATTTATTTGCCGTGCTTAGCAGTCAGCAACTCATTAAGTGCCGCTTGATTGAATCCTTTAATAATCAACCAAAGTGCCATTATCATCTCTTGCACACCCAACGGAGCATACAACATTTCTAAGTTAAGGTTTAGTCCAAATAACTTTAATAAGTCGACAGCCAGATAGATAACCGCTCCGATCAAACCCCAGACAGATAACCAACGAGGGAGAAGTTTGGTGAGATAGAAGAGGGTGTACAGCAGCATTGCCCCGATGATAAAAACAATAGTCGTAACGGGGCTCATGATGTCATTTGCCTGAAGCAGGACATTACCAATTACCTGTAAAGATGCCTCCTCTGCTCCAGCCGCTGTGAATTCCTTGCTGAACACGCTTAACAAGAGCCAACTGACTACCGCTAGGATATATACACTTCCCTCTAGTGGTCCTCGGAAAACGACCATTCCCAGTGCCAGGGCTTCGTTCTTTTTTTTGAAGAGTGGGTATAAGAAAACAGGCATCGCCGCTAAAGAAAGCCCCATAATGAGAATAAAAAATGCGCCTAGGTTAAGCTGATGAGGATTGGCAGCAATTTTGCTTAAAAAATCCTCCCCAGCAAGTAGATCCCCGGTAACTAACTTACTTAAAATTCCTGATGCTGTTCCGATAATGTAGAGGACACCTACGATCACTGCAGTCATTCTGTATGCTTTCATTAATTTGTTCTCCTTTCACCTTTTGTTAAATTAGCTATTATTACCTACTTATTTAACGACTCGAGAGAATACAATATCGACCACTGGTTGTCTAGGTTATGAAAAACCTACAAATAACCTCTGCATTAGTTCTATTAGTTCCTTTTTGGGAACTAAGGTTGGCAGTTTTCAATATTTCCATAATTTCCTCAATAATCATCTTATCTTCCTTATGGCAGATTCTTTGAAGCCTGTATCTTATTTTACTTCTATTTGTTTTAAATCCATAGACACTTTAGTGTTGTTTTTCAATATGTAGGAGTAAGCGACATACGAACTGGGCTGAGCCTGAATAATTCTACAGCAACCCCATCTCACGTGCTTTGGCAACAGCCTCAGTGCGCCTTCTAACCTGAAGCTTTTCAAAAATCCTTCGATTATGTCCTTTAACAGTGTCTAATGCAATAAATAGTTTTTTACTAATTTCTTTGTTTGAAAACCCCTGTCCTATTAGCTGTAAAACCTCAAGCTCACGTTCACTCAAAGCATCAAATAGGAGCTGAGGTTGAGTCATATTTTGTTGTGCTACATAATCAAGTTTGAATGCTTGTATTAAAAGGTCTATATACTCTGGCATAATCCCATTAGCATATGCTTTGGTCAATAATCGTTCCATATGCTCCCCTTCATCAAGAAAAGTTCGAACAAAACGACCAGAGCTTGCTTCTAATAGATGGTCTGTTAACAATTGCAATGCTTCGTTTGTTTCACCATCTAAATAAGAAACTATTGCCTGTAAAACCTTTACCTTCAACATTTTCTCTCTCATGCCATTTTGCTTTACCTCTTGGTAGTAAGTGTTTAACTCATGCTGAGCTTTAGCGATGTCTCCTTGAGAAAGATATACTCTTGCCTGACTATGTGGGTGTTTGTATGTTTCAGCTAATTCACGTGCAGCATGAACCTTTCCCTGATTTAACAATAAAAGTACCTCTGTCTCACAGACTTCTGACATTCGATCTTCTAAGTCATACTGAATAGCAAACTGTTTTATTTCATTTAAGATATTAGTTGCGACCTCAAGGTCTTTCTTCGCAAGCAATGTTTGGACATAGAGAAGGTTACACGTAATAATTTGATTATAATTTTCTATATATTTCGCTAGTTGTTTACTTTTCTCTATATATTCAATAGCTGTATCTAAATCGTTCCATTCGTAATAAATACGAGCTAAACCAATATATACATGATACGAATATGATGACGGCGTATCATCTTTCATTTTTAGAGCTTGCTCGTATGTTTTAAATGCTTGCATGAGCAGGTTCTCTTTTACTTGTAAGTTCCCTAGGGCGATTGTGGATAATATTGCAATTATTTTATTACCTGACGCATTACTAGTAGCAATAGCTTCTGAATATGCTTGTTTCGCTTTTGTGTTGTCTCCTTGTAGTTCGTAGGCTACACCTAGCTTCCAAGTAGTTGCAGTTCGAACCGCTAAGTTACTTGGGCTTAGGTTCTCTAGTGCAATAAGAGACTCGGAAATTATTACGTCTACATTATTTTGTGCTGTAGCCAGCAGCGCACGTATGGCAGCAATATGCCCTATAAGGTTCCGAGTTTTCATATTTTTCTCAAGTCCATGCAAGGCCCTTTCAGCAGCGAGTAATTTTGGTTCAACCTCGTTATATTGAGCAGACATAGAGAGTACTGAAGCATATATAACCCATAATGTAGGATGAGCATCTAATGTGTCTGTTGTTAATGTTTCAAGCCATTTCATTACAGGGACAACAGCTCCACGAAAGTGAAGAGGGATCCCATTCCCCAACAATAAACGTTCAGCTCGTTCTACATCACCAGCAGCTGTAGCATGTTGAAATGCCTCAATCTCGTAGTTATTTTTTTCATACCAAATACTTGCGCGTATATGTAATTGCCCAATATCTATACCACTGCTCACTAAGGTATCATCACTGCTATGCAACAATTTTTGTTTTAACAATTCTGCAAAAAGGTGGTGATACCGATACCAGCGACGCTCATTATCCAAAGGAATAATAAACAGATTCGATTTTTCTATAAACTCAAGTGATTGCTGCCCTTTAAGAAATGTATCTTGCATTATTGCATCACATAATGAGCCACATAAACGATCTAAAATTGATGTTTGCAATAAAAAATTCTGGATATATACTGACTGTTGTTTAAGAACTTCTTCTACTAAATAGTCAACTATGAAAGAGTGATTTCCTGTAAATGTTTTTATAAAGCTTGATGGGTCATCATGTCCGCCCATTGAAATCCCAGCCAGTTGAAGGCCAGTAATCCATCCCTCCGTTTTAGTTACTAGGTTATCGATATTGTTATTTGACAGCTTCAAATTCATCACTTGATTAAGGAAGCTAGCAGCTTCAGGGCTAGTAAAGCGTAAGTCTGAGTTGCGTATTTCCGTCAGCTGATCTCTTGCTCGTAAACGTGCCAAAGGAAGTTTAGGGTCTTCACGAGTTGTAATTACCAAATGCATCTGTGAAGGCATATTTTCTAAAAAGAATGTCATGACATCGTTTATAGGTTGTGTATGGATCGTATGATAGTCATCAAGTACGAGAATAAAGTTATATGGTATTGAAGTGATTTCATTAAGAAGAGAAGTTAAGATACCTTCCAATTTGGGTGGCTGGGGAGATCCGAGTAAACTCAACAGTTCATCACCTAGATCTTCCTCTATTGTCTGTATTGCTGCAATAATATAAGAGAGAAAAGAGTGAGGGTTATTATCTCCCTCTTCTAGCGACAGCCATCCTACAGCACAATTACAGTTGGCAAGCCATTCGCTCACTAATGTCGTTTTCCCAAAACCTGCATGAGCTGATATGAGAGTCAAACGCCGGTACATCCCATCGTTTAGCTGCTTAATTAAACGGCTTCGTACAACTAACTCGCGCCTCATTATTGGGATATTGAGTTTCGTAGATAAGATGGAATTAGTCATTATTATCTCCCTTCTATTATCACACTTGTTTAGATTTTATCTTTCCAAGCCGTTGAATATCGTAGTTAAAATCTTATAAGAAACTCAAACTTAAATATCTGTTAATCATATAGAGACTCTACTATATATGATCAGGGGTAACACCCTAGAAATCGGCTTTACAAAGTAAATTCTAATCTATATTCATGTTAACTTTGGCGATTATTTCTATATTGGCAGCTCAGTTTATTGATATGGTTATTTCGTATTAATTGTTGTTTTCCTTACAAAATAAACATATACACAACTAAAGTTTGTGGCATCTGTTATTTTCTAATCCGATGACAAACGTTTAAAACTGCATGTTTCGGTTCAAATTTGGTAACAATAGCATAATCGATTGATCGTGCTCCTGACTCCCCACTAATTTATAGCTAAAAAAAACTTATCGACTCAATAATCATTATGGATTAATATTAGTTGTCACATAAACCGTGTAAAAATTATAGGTTTAGAAATCTTAAGAAATTCTTCATATATATATTAATAATTATCTAGTATTATTAGTAGCTAGAGTTATTAATGAAAGCTCAAGGTAATATCTCATGTATGCTAATAGAGCAATTTTTTATAAGAATAAGGAGTAGAAAAAATAATGTTGGTACAAAGTTTATTCTTTATTGGAGTACCCTTTTTCATTGTTATTTTCGCTTGGTGGATAACTAAAGAATTACCTCATAAAAATCGTTCCATGCCTGGGAAGATACTAATTGGTATTGGAATCATATTATTTATTGTTGCAGAAATTCAAAGTTGGAGTTGGCCATTATCTCTTGCTATACTTCTCCCTATTTCAATACTTATTTTAGGTGGAATAGTAATACTAGTCATTGTTTTGTTAAAAAGCTAAAATATTTCATCATACTTTCAACAACCATTATGACCTCATATGTAAATAGTAAAAATTCACTCAGCACAGATTCAACTCTGACCGTAGCATTTTTTCTTCATTAACAATGGTAGTATGACAAAGCACCTATCTAACTATGCCAATTTCATTACATTTGCATACAGTTTACGATAAGGACCATAATCCCGTATCCATCACTTAATTACCGCTATTTTATATTAGAGCATATTTCCAACAAAAATTTTCAAGTAGCATTCTCTAGTCTAGTTCCACTTGTATAGGAATTAACAGAAGAATGTTATATAAATCCTATATTTGAATACATATTAAGGAACAATCATGTAATACCATATTTACGGTTCAGGTCAAATATTCATATTGGAGAACAATATACTGTGCTAAACGCTATCTTTTAAACCTTTTTTTACCGACTTTAAGCGAAATTCAAATTCTACATTACTATTATTTCATATATCGTATTATGCTGGATCATCATATTCAGACAAGCTCCAATATAAGGTCAATATAGTATTCTCCGCTATAATAATAATCTTAATATTCCAACAATTAATTTTATCATATTTTACAAACTATGATAAATTAACATAATCATGGTAATATATTCACATAACCACCGTAGAAAGGGAGGTGTTACTTTGAAGAGAACAGGAGAAATTATTATTTCAGGGATAGCATCCATCTTAAGTGCATTAATAGCTATTATTGGAGCCGGAATGATATATTATTTAAAGAACGAAGAATTTCTAAGTGAATTGGAGGATGAGCTAGCTTTAGATTATCCTGATGTGGCAGTAACCAATATAACTGATTTTATTGAAAGCATGGCTAGTACAGCATGGCTCGTTATGGTAGCGGGTTTTATTAGTCTGATGTTAGGTCTAATTGCCGCCTTTAGCCTGAGAGGAAATAAGAAGCCACTACTAGCTGGAACGTCGTTAATTATTGCCGCGGTACCAATTACCTTCATTACATTAGTAGCATCTTTATTGAATGAAATCCTAGGTTATTTAACAGCTCTGCTATTCTTAATTGCAGGAATGATGAGCTTAGTAAGAAAACGTAAGCAAACATATGTATTAGAAGGAACCATAAGATTAGAAGGCGAGAATAATACCTCTCCCTTCAAACAATGAGTATTAAGGAAGAATTAAAACCACTCGAGAAAAAAGAAGATCATCTAGCGTACTATTGTACGAAATCATTTTGATAGTTTGTAATAGTTATATTTTACAGCTCTGATAGAGGAATCTAACGGTGACTAAGGACTGAATTCAGTACTTAATCACCTCAATATAGCTTAGTTTAGAATTGTTTTCATAAAAAATAAGACAGCATGTAATCCCATAAAAAAGTAATATATAACATAAGTTCCACCTTGAACTTCTTCCGACTCTAGTTTAATGACTAAATTTAAAACTCACTCACCCTGACCTTATTAGAATGGTGTTATTCCCCTTTGATCGTAAGTTCTTCATTAATTATTTCTTCACCATTAGAGTTTTTAATTACTAAATTCATAGGTTCATCGTTCCCCAAATAACCTTGTAGGATGGACAGTCCACAAAAGTAACTTATGTGAATTACTAGGTGTAAAAGTTACTTCATCTATTAATTGTACATAGTTCATACTTACATTACCTTCTCCAACCAAGACTCCATTGCCATGATTGTCTACTATTGCAACCGTGTATTTTCCTTTTTCTAAGTTATAAACATCTACAAC
This region includes:
- a CDS encoding DUF4064 domain-containing protein — its product is MKRTGEIIISGIASILSALIAIIGAGMIYYLKNEEFLSELEDELALDYPDVAVTNITDFIESMASTAWLVMVAGFISLMLGLIAAFSLRGNKKPLLAGTSLIIAAVPITFITLVASLLNEILGYLTALLFLIAGMMSLVRKRKQTYVLEGTIRLEGENNTSPFKQ
- a CDS encoding DUF4386 domain-containing protein, whose amino-acid sequence is MKAYRMTAVIVGVLYIIGTASGILSKLVTGDLLAGEDFLSKIAANPHQLNLGAFFILIMGLSLAAMPVFLYPLFKKKNEALALGMVVFRGPLEGSVYILAVVSWLLLSVFSKEFTAAGAEEASLQVIGNVLLQANDIMSPVTTIVFIIGAMLLYTLFYLTKLLPRWLSVWGLIGAVIYLAVDLLKLFGLNLNLEMLYAPLGVQEMIMALWLIIKGFNQAALNELLTAKHGK
- a CDS encoding LuxR C-terminal-related transcriptional regulator, which encodes MTNSILSTKLNIPIMRRELVVRSRLIKQLNDGMYRRLTLISAHAGFGKTTLVSEWLANCNCAVGWLSLEEGDNNPHSFLSYIIAAIQTIEEDLGDELLSLLGSPQPPKLEGILTSLLNEITSIPYNFILVLDDYHTIHTQPINDVMTFFLENMPSQMHLVITTREDPKLPLARLRARDQLTEIRNSDLRFTSPEAASFLNQVMNLKLSNNNIDNLVTKTEGWITGLQLAGISMGGHDDPSSFIKTFTGNHSFIVDYLVEEVLKQQSVYIQNFLLQTSILDRLCGSLCDAIMQDTFLKGQQSLEFIEKSNLFIIPLDNERRWYRYHHLFAELLKQKLLHSSDDTLVSSGIDIGQLHIRASIWYEKNNYEIEAFQHATAAGDVERAERLLLGNGIPLHFRGAVVPVMKWLETLTTDTLDAHPTLWVIYASVLSMSAQYNEVEPKLLAAERALHGLEKNMKTRNLIGHIAAIRALLATAQNNVDVIISESLIALENLSPSNLAVRTATTWKLGVAYELQGDNTKAKQAYSEAIATSNASGNKIIAILSTIALGNLQVKENLLMQAFKTYEQALKMKDDTPSSYSYHVYIGLARIYYEWNDLDTAIEYIEKSKQLAKYIENYNQIITCNLLYVQTLLAKKDLEVATNILNEIKQFAIQYDLEDRMSEVCETEVLLLLNQGKVHAARELAETYKHPHSQARVYLSQGDIAKAQHELNTYYQEVKQNGMREKMLKVKVLQAIVSYLDGETNEALQLLTDHLLEASSGRFVRTFLDEGEHMERLLTKAYANGIMPEYIDLLIQAFKLDYVAQQNMTQPQLLFDALSERELEVLQLIGQGFSNKEISKKLFIALDTVKGHNRRIFEKLQVRRRTEAVAKAREMGLL
- a CDS encoding PLP-dependent aminotransferase family protein, whose amino-acid sequence is MIELTPVLNTKSEKPIYIQLTNYIKKEIIAGSIQPKEKLPSKRKLSQHLGISLNTIQASYDQLCAEGYVRSIQRKGYFVTDLDNSIFLSHNHPHPQQINNRKVESTNIKVDFNVGRVDLEKFPYTLWRKLTIQSLYEDQGELFNFGHPQGELSLREVIVKHLFASRGVRCSADQVVIGAGTQQLISQLCTIIGINHVFAFENPGFNGTMAVIKNQINKTAAIPVDEDGINMNALRQSGASVIYVTPSHQFPLGMVMPISRRIDLLKWAHENKGYIIEDDYDGEFRYKGKPIPSLQGLDKYDNVIYFGSFSKSLIPSIRISYMILPPHLIERYEEYFSIYKQAASRLHQDTLFRFMKEGYWDSHLNKMRTIYRKKQHTLITSITNDFGNQVNIIGEKSGLHIILEVSNEMVEEELVTSALEVGVKVYPLSTYYDESTKHEESKVILGYGGLSEAEIIEGIRLLKTAWGL
- a CDS encoding NAD(P)-dependent alcohol dehydrogenase; this translates as MSSYDNSKEEILIKAITCIKYGPPEVLQLKEVEKPIPKNNEVLVKIHATAVTASDCVIRGFNMPGNPSFPKKQIMELMMRIFLGFSKPRNPIIGLVFSGVVESVGNDVEIFNKGDQVYGFTGNSRGTYAEYKCVCAKEIEQGELVLKPKNISHKEAAAIVYGGALAMHFMQDGDIQDGKKVLIYGASGAIGTTAVQLAKQLGAEVTAVCSSTNRELVKSLGADKVIDYTKEDSLNQLELYDFILDAVGKNKSSKLKSQCETALSNSGKYVSVDDGFLKIHPQYLIKLNELIEAGHVKAVIDRNYPLEEIVEAHKYVDQGHKKGNVVITV
- a CDS encoding ABC transporter ATP-binding protein — translated: MIEVKNVIKKYGRKRVLKDVSFTAKKGEVTCLIGINGVGKTTIMKSIMGLMPIDSGEILIDGERLHKGSYEKITFIPDSITMLPHMKIHEAFTFMADFYDCWNQQRATELLQFFKLNEADRISDLSKGNTAKMNLLLGLAMDVEYILMDEPFSGIDVFSREEIANVFTSELIKDRGVIITTHEINDIDHLIDKVVLLENGEVLKEFDTEEVRKSHGKSIIDVMREVYLV